In the genome of Pseudomonas sp. Teo4, the window TCAACTCGGTGTGCCTGGACCTCAAGCCGCGTGACTGACCGGAGCTGAACATGGCTGGATCGATACTCGACATTCCCTGCGTGACCCTGGGCGGCGAGCACAAGGTGCTGGGCGACTTCAGTGGCAAGGCGGTGCTGGTAGTCAACACCGCCAGCCAGTGCGGTTTCACCCCGCAGTACAAGGGCCTCGAGCAACTGTGGCAGGCGTACCGCGACCGTGGGCTGGTGGTGCTGGGCTTCCCATGCAACCAGTTCGGCAAGCAGGAACCGGGCGACGCACGGGAGATCGCGCAGTTCTGTGAGCGCAATTTCGGCGTGAGTTTTCCGCTGTTTCGCAAGATCGAAGTCAACGGCCCCGGCGCCCACCCGCTGTTCGTCGAACTGAAACAGCGCGCCCCGGCCTGCTGGGCACCCAGAAGATCAAGTGGAACTTCACCAAGTTCCTGCTCGACCCGGCCAGTGGCAAGGTCAAACGCTATGGCCCGACCACCAAGCCTCAGGCGCTGGAGACGGATATCGAGCGTCTGCTCAGCCGCTGATTGGCACCCAGTGCTCGATCAGCGCCAGTAGCTCCTCGCGGCGGAACGGCTTGGCCAGGTAGTCGTTCATGCCCGCGGCGCGGCAGCGCTCGCGCTCCTCGGGCATGGCATTGGCGGTCAGCGCGACGATGGGCAGCTCAGGCCAGCGGCCACTCTGGCGAATGCGCCGGCTGGCTTCGTAGCCATCCATCACCGGCATGTTGCAGTCCATGAGCACCATGTCGAAGTCATCGTCTTCCAGCATTTCCAGGGCCTCGGCGCCCTGGGTGGCGAGCTGCACCTGGCAGCCGAGCTTGGCCAGCATGCCCTTGGCCACCAACTGGTTCACCGGGTTGTCCTCCACCAGCAGAATGCGCGCCCGGCCTTCCTCGGGCATGACGCTGGGGTTGGCCAGTGGGTGTTCGGGGGCTTGGCCTTGCAGCGTACGCCGCAGCATCTGGTACAGGGCGTTGCGCGCCAGGGGACGGGCCAATTGGTGTAAAGGGGCGAAGTGGCTCGACTGTTCGCTGGGCAGGAAGTTGCCGTAGGCAGTCACCAGCAGAATCGGCGCCTGGAACGCCGGGCGCAGGTGCTGCAAGTGGTCCTGGTCGTCGGTGATCAGCAGGTCGATGGCTGTCGTCTGGATACTGCTGGCGTCGTTATGGCGTCGGTAGCCCAGCCCCCAGGCGGGCAGCAGGCGCTGCAGCAGTTCGCTCAGGCCACTGCCGGCGCGGGTGAGGGCCACCACCTGGCCGTGCAGGTGCGCAGGCGCGATGGCTTCGGTGTGCGCGGTCAGCGGCAGGTCGGCGCTGAAACGGCTGCCGAAGCCAGGCTCGGACTGGATATGCAGGTGCCCCTGCATGGCTTTGCACAGGTTGCGGGTCAGCGCCAGGCCCAGGCCAGTGCCGCCGTACTGGCGGGTAATGCCTGCCCCTGCCTGGATGAACGGCTGGAAGATGCGCGCCTGGGCCTCCTCGGGAATGCCGATGCCGGTGTCGTGGACCTCCAGGCGCACACCGCCGACGATCACGCTCAGGCGCACGTCGACGCGGCCGAAGCGGGTGAACTTCAGCGCGTTGGACAACAGATTGCTGACGATCTGCCGCACCCGGGTCGGGTCGCCAAGCACCATGCTGGGGAAATCGTCGGCGATCAGGCAGGTCAGTTCGACGCTTTGCGCGGCATTCTGCGACAGCAGGTTGGCGGTGTCCTCGATCATCGCGCCCATGTCGAACGGGATGCGCTCAAGCTCCAGCTGGCCGGCATCGAACTTGGACAGGTCGAGAATATCGTTGAGCAGCTCCACCAGCACCTTGCCCGAGTCGTGGGCAATCGACAGTTGCTGGCGTTGCTCGCCGGCCAGCGGGCTGTCCAGGGCCAGGGCGATCATGCCGAGCATGCCGTTGAGCGGGGTGCGGATCTCGTGGCTCATGTTGGCCAGGAACGCGGCGCGGGCCTGAGCCATGTCCAGGGCGCGCTGGCGGGCTAATTCCAGCTCCTGGTTGAATGGCTCAGGCGGCTGTTGCTGGCCTTGAGCTCGTTGGTGCGCGACGAGACGATGTCCTCCAGCTCGTTGAGGTATTGGGTAAGGCGGTTTTCCGCGCTGCGCCGCTGCTGGATCTCGGTGGCCATGCTGACGAACTGCTGGTTGGCGACCTTTACCAGCACGCCGATCTCGTCGCGCTCGTGGCCGTGGGGGCAGTCCACCCGGGTTTGCCGAGGCTGGCGCGGGTCGCGGCCGCTGAGTGCGCCGATAACAGTCACCAAGGGCTTGGTCAGCATGAAGTAGAACAACGCCAGCAGGATGCCGGTCAGCACCAGGCTGCGGGCGAAACCGTTGAACAGGGTGACGCCAGCGCGGTCGAGGAAGCGGCTGCCGAAGGCGTAGGTGTCTACGTCCAGGTACAGGGTGCCCAGGTACTCGTTGGGCATGCGAGTCAGGTACAGCCGCTCCTGGAACTGGCGCTGCTCGCCGAACAGGAAGTCGCTCAGGGGCCGGTAGCGGTCTTCCAGGCGTGTGCGTTGCACATCGGCCAGCACGGTTTCGTTGTTGTCGATCAGCCGCGCGCGGATGATGGCCGGCGATTGCAGCAGGCCGCGGGTGAGTTCCAGGGCCAGTTCGGCGTCGATGTTGTAGGCGATGCGCGAGGCCGGGTTATGGCTGATTTGCATCAACGCTTGCACTTCGCGGTTGATGGACGCGTCTTCGCTGGCATAATCGATGCCGATTTGTATGAGACTGAGCAATGTTCCCAGGATGAAGCCGACCAGGACTGTCAACCGGGCTTGCTTGTATGACAGGCGATTGGTGAACTTGATATCCATGAGTCCCGAGCCGGTTCCATGTCCCTTGCGCTGCGCAAGCATAGCCGATCAGCCCCGGCTGCTGGCGGGTCTGTCACACATTCAAAGTTGATTGTTGTTGGCAGCACCGGCCCTTTCGCGGGTAAACCCGCTCCCACAGGTAGTCCACTGCTCTTAATATCAGTGGGTAGCCTGTGGGAGCGGGTTTACCCGCGAAAGGGGCCGGTGCTGCCGCAAAACTCGCACTGTCTTGCTAGGAGTCGTCATGGACGCTCGCTTGAATGCTTTCCTGGAACGCGCCGAATCGGTACTGGCGCGTCTTGAACCCTGTTGCCCGCACCACGCCCGGACATCGACTGGACCACCACACTGGCCGCCCGCTGGCAGCGCGACGGCCGCACCGGCTACCTGATGCCGCTGGAAGTCAGCCTGGACATCCGCCTGAGTGACCTGATCGGCGTCGACCAGCAGCGCGACCAGCTGGGCCGCAACACGCACCAGTTCATCAACGGCCTGCCCGCCAACCACGCCTTGCTGTGGGGCTCGCGCGGCACCGGCAAATCGTCGCTGGTGCGCGCCTTGCTGGCCGAACACGCGGGCGCTGGGCTGCGCCTGATCGAAATCGAGCGCGACCACCTGGCCGACCTGCCTCGCGTCGTCGAACAGCTGCAGAAACTCCCACAGCGCTTCATCCTGTTCTGCGACGACCTGTCGTTCGAAGCCGGGGAGGGCGACTATCGGGTGCTCAAGAGCGTGCTCGACGGCTCGCTCGAGCAGGCGCCCGACAACGTGCTGCTGTACGCCACCTCGAACCGCCGCCACCTGGTGCCGGAGAAAGAGAGCGACAACGAAAACTGGAAGCGCGTCGATGGCGAGCTGCATCCCAGCGAAGCGGTGGAAGACAAGATTGCCTTGTCCGACCGTTTTGGCTTGTGGCTGTCGTTCTACCCCTTCACCCAGGACCACTTCCTCAACGTGGTCGAACACTGGATCGGCCAGCTGGCGCGTTCTGCCGGGCTTGCCTGGCAGCGCGACGAGGCGCTGGACATCCTCGCCGTGCGCTGGGCAACCGGCCGTGGCAACCGTAATGGCCGTTGTGCCTACCAGTTCGCCCGCTATTGGGTTGGGCTGCAATTGTTGGAGCAGAAATAAATGATCGACCTCAATGCCAGTGGCGCCGGCCTCGATGGCTACAACCTGCTGGCGGCGCAAGTACAGGCGCTGTTCGCCGACGAGCGTGACTTCATCGCCAATGCCGCGCAGTTTTCGGCGTTCCTCTATAACCAGGTGGACGACCTGAACTGGGCGGGGTTCTACCTCAACCGCAACGAAGAGCTGGTGCTCGGCCCGTTCCAGGGGCAGGTGGCTTGTGTGCGCATTCCGTTCAGCAAGGGCGTGTGCGGTGCTGCAGCGGCGACGCGCCAGACCCAGCGGGTGGAAGATGTGCACGCATTCCCGGGGCACATTGCCTGTGACAGTGCCTCGAATAGCGAACTGGTGATTCCACTGGTGAAGGAGGGCAGGCTGATTGGCGTGCTGGACTTGGACAGCCCGAAGCTGGCGCGCTTCAGCGAAGCGGATCAGGTGGGGTTGGAGCGGTTGGCGGCGATCTTTCTTGAGCTGACCGACTGCTGAGTATTGCCTTGTATGGCCTCATCGCCGGCAAGCCGGCTCCCACATGGACCGCGACGAGCATTACCTGTGGGAGCCGGCTTGCCGGCGATGAGGCCAGTACAGGCAGCGCAAGACAGTTGCTCCCACAGGTATTGCAGTGATCTTAAGATCAACGCGGTCCATGTGGGAGCCGGCTTGCCGGCGATGAGGCCAGTACAGAATGCATCAATCGTAAATAACCCGCTTCTTCCAGGTCTCGTCCTCATCGGTCTTGAGCCCTGGGTCAGGGCGTTCTCGTCGTTCTCGGCCGGCTCCATCTTGTCCAGCACCTGGGCATTGGCCCTGGCCAGCAGTTTCTCCAGGTAGGTCAGCTGCTCTTCATATTGCTTTGGCTCAGGCTGTTTGCGCAGGTACTGCACGCCCGTTCGAACGCCAGGCGCGCCTGGCCCGGCTGTTCCTGCTGCAGGGCCTGCTGGCCAAGGTTGTTGAAGAACTCGATATGCAGCAGTACCAGGATGTGGCGGATTTCCTTCACCCAATACTTGCCTTCGTTGGTCTGCAGGACGTTTTCCTGGGTAGCGCGGACGATTTGGGTATGCAGCGCCTCTAGCAAGAACCGCACACCTTGGCCTTTACCTCGGTCTGGATCGGGCTGGGCGGGTTGTTGACCGGAATCTGTTCGCCTTTGGCAACCAGGCCTTCGAGTTCGGCAATGCGGGCCTTCAGGTTGCCGTTGTGCTTGTCCAGTGCCAACTGACGCTGGTTGAGGTTCAGCTCAAGCCGGGTAAGCAGCAGCTTCAACGCTGGCGTCATGAACTGGCCGGGGAAGGTCTCGGTGATTTCGCCACAGCGGCGTACGCGGTCGGCCAGTTCCACCTTCAGCCGCGCGCGTTCGAGCTTGCTGTTTTCGACCACGTTGTTGAGGTAGCCGATCACGATCAGCAACGCGATGCCCGCCACGATGAGCAGAGTGATCAGAAGTGGTGTCACCGTTAACGCCTCATGAATAGGTGTGCATATTTGATTGTAGGAGCGTGCTTGCTCGCGAGAGGCCCGAACACGCAAATCTCTTTTTCTATCGGCAACCAGCCATATAACTGCATGCTGGCACATTAATGCCGAGTTGCCGTCAGAAAATCAACGTCAATCCTCAAGCGCCACCTGCAAGCACCTGCCAGACTGCCCGAAGTCATTGATTTAAATAAATTTCTACAAAGGGGTTGACGCCTTCCCGAACCATCCATAGAATGCGCGCCACTTGCAGCGTAAAGCACACAGCGAAACGCGGCAGGGAGTGAAAGCAAGCAGTAATGCTTGTAGCGTGTCCCCTTCGTCT includes:
- a CDS encoding GAF domain-containing protein, translating into MIDLNASGAGLDGYNLLAAQVQALFADERDFIANAAQFSAFLYNQVDDLNWAGFYLNRNEELVLGPFQGQVACVRIPFSKGVCGAAAATRQTQRVEDVHAFPGHIACDSASNSELVIPLVKEGRLIGVLDLDSPKLARFSEADQVGLERLAAIFLELTDC